In the genome of Anthonomus grandis grandis chromosome 15, icAntGran1.3, whole genome shotgun sequence, the window ATTAATTGAAACTTTAGTCCAGGCCCTTGAGTCACTTTTCCAGATGTTTCAAGTCTTTTAATATATAGGTTGTTTGTTCAGGCTCTCACTTTAATTTTTCACAGTCTGTCAAagccaactgcctggaagaaattaatgatttatttccaggtagttgaagccTTAGTAGTAACTGCTTGGATAAATGTTAGACTCGGTCGGATTACCTTCAAATGACTTAAAAGAATactttaagaattattattcCGGGCACTACAAGTAAATCAAAACGCCAGTGAGAGACTTGTGAGTAGTAAAagaattattccaggctctccaaTGCCTTAAATAGAACTCtggaattattttataatatctaGAATGGAAGATCGTATAAAACTCAGTGAGATCACCTGCAAATGACGTAAAAGTATTTggaagattattccaggcactacAAGTAAATTAGATACCAGTAAGAGACTTATAAGTAGCAAAAGAATTATTCTAGGCTCTCCAATGCCTGGAATGGAATTTTGGACTTATTTCGAATTAAAGAAAGTTTTAAACTCAGTCAGATTACCTCCAAATTGATGTAAGAATACTTAAAAGATTATTCCAGACactacaaataaatcaaattccAGTAAGAGATTTATGGGTAGTAAAAggattattccaggctctccaaAGCCTGAAAATTGTACATTTAGTTTTTCCAAGCAGTTCAAACTTTAGACAACTTTTCAGGGATtctttccaggcaattaaagtctGTTAGAGCctacttcctggaagaaataaagtatttcttccaggaagtagTAGTTCTCCCATGTAGCTGaagtggttttaaaaaaaaattaactgcccAAATCACACTCCTGCTTGAGGCATTTATAGcttgattttttgttaattactTAGCGATTCCCCACTCTGCCAACTCCATATCCAACAAAGCGCCAAATGGTTCGATACCATCACCCAAACGATCCACTGTCCAAACTCTGGAGTAAACAAAGTGAAAATTGCGTGCATCATTGTAAgtggattttaaattttctcaaatttgattttttattaattcaagtTGATCGTAGGTAAAGGACAATGTGGCCAATGATGATGGCGGATACGCGTCAATCACCAGTGGAGGCCTGAATCAATACTCCGTACAGATCTACTTGAAATCTCAATGGGGCAAAGGAATCGATTTTGATATTACAGTCTATACTGAGTCCGCATCTAACTCAACTTTAGTCTAAAAAATTGTACCTTAATATATACTATTTCTTAAGAGATTTAGCTTTTTATTGCCCAAAAATCTGGTACTGCTACATTAAAAGTGTATATGTTTAGAAACccttaaactaaaataataataccccAAAAGGTCCCGTAATAATGCATAGTAATTCCAAGGATATAGACCCTCCTAAAACACACACGGTCCCTTTCTAACTTGGCTCAGTCTGCGGTCGAAAACTCGTCGAgtaaatataaactttaaacTTTACAAGAAGAACATTTTGTACTTTCTGCGctacattttaattaagaaagaCAAATGAGCTTCAACAATAGAGCGTGAAAGGGACACCAGACAGTTGTATATTATACAACAAATCAGAGAGGAAAGTGCTCAGTCGtgttatgtatttatatattattggaACAAACTGGAAGTGTCGATTAGTCGAGACCCAAAAGGCAGAAATACTTTGCACCATATTGTTGCACAGATCCTTTTTGTGCAATAATTGGTCTACAAGGTGTTATGGAAAAATTACTGCTtggcataaattaaataactcgGAAACTGATTAAAGTAtagtaattagttttttttaatttttagttttagtatatttattaaactgtagaaaatttcggcatttaaaaaaattgatacaaatatttgatgaatttCTTCtggaaaatcattgtttttcgtccatattatccaatttaataacgctgtttttatactaaatattaatatataaaattatatcaaatttaaatatagtgttattaaattaaatattgaatatatatttactacaaaaacattgtttttcattaacaaaaCCCGTACAGCCCCCACCcacccaaacatttgcccagtaagaaattcttttgaaaaatcaccgtttttcgtccacaATATCCAATATAATAGTactgtttttgtactaaatattatataatataactgtgttattagattatattatattaacgacaaaacaagctcttatttatgtaaattattttggaaaacaatgattcttagaaaaaatttcttactgCTAAGTTGTCTGGGGTGGCTGGGGGGGTAAGAGTAGTGTtgataaaaaacgtttttattgcaCAGAATTATTgccttataagaaaaaaattaatatattaaataatttaccctCTTAGGAGACAGATATTTATCTATAATCTTAACACAACCAAAAattgcattttgaaaaaaaaacttctatttGCCCGCACTATAGGTCTAATGGTAATCGTCCTATGATGACGTCACGTGGCAAAGAATGTAGCATTGTAGTCCGGgcgtttttagaaaaaaaaaacatatttttaaatgatagcaaaattaatttcaaaacttTGAAAAAGTGTTGTGCTTTAAAATAGTAACGATCTatttaaatatctagaaaatacagggtgtcccaaatttagtggacgaaacgcgaaccctgaaAAAAGGaggcacctgaagatggtttttgccacttattttcgaaacgggtaaatataaaaattttaaattttggtattctcccaattttgatatgctgaatttagttgtcatttcatcactttcattatttagtcaggtgcgtatcatttagggggtgagcctaaaaaaatacttaaaaaaaattgtttgcaaagtttttgttttttttctttaaattttaaaaatttgaagctttttacgtaaaaaagtaccacttggtcaataacgctaggaattaccattttcgagaaaaacgcatttaaaaataaggccCCCAAAAGGGGtgtagctcccttggggggcgtttgccgatataccctgtatatttctaaAAGTCtacattaaaaatgaaatgttttcgaattaattttttattttagtccaggcatttCACGTAATTTCCTATTTCGTTCCAAGCATTTAGAgtgttttttcatttaatttaaggCGTTTGAATacccaattttttattttaataatttaataaatttttagattttcttccACGACCAGATTCCAGGCAATGGTAATAGTTTTTCAAGTACAAAAGCGTagaaaataccatttttttaaatctttgaaaaacaaaaaatatctgGATACAAATTACTTCGACAAATGCCCtgtaatgcctggaataaaattaagctCTCTTCAAATGTTTGatgtaaaatctaaaaatttattcttaatatcTAGAGGGTTTACGTTAAATGCCTTGAAAGTAATCAAACATTTctcaaaatgcctggaataaaattaaaaattgcttaaaaaaattaccttgaaGACTAgaaatttggtttaaaaattatttaaattatctggaatcaaattaaataattaaaaaaaaagaaggaaataaaaaaatgcatcaaaTGCTTGAAATGACTAGaaaagtaaaatcaaaagaatcgaaaacttgaaaaaataatgtcAAATTCCTGAAGAACTAACGTGAAAATAAAgccaataaaaatgaatttagaaATGACTCATGaaatgcctggactaaaattaaattcaatttcaaGTGCGTGGACTATGAG includes:
- the LOC126745115 gene encoding uncharacterized protein LOC126745115, whose translation is MAKILFVAATFCCLYLVGASPAVTSILELTKLKEDSHNINQCPDPTAIADSPLCQLHIQQSAKWFDTITQTIHCPNSGVNKVKIACIIVKDNVANDDGGYASITSGGLNQYSVQIYLKSQWGKGIDFDITVYTESASNSTLV